Proteins found in one Neurospora crassa OR74A linkage group II, whole genome shotgun sequence genomic segment:
- a CDS encoding ATP-dependent Clp protease, variant codes for MLVLPRAVRRASSVAVPIMFAARTPASQHLARLRYISYSSRLALSPRRSQSYNNQGFSSSYDPNQENGRGPIFSNKASFGVPQFYPRDLKRRVDDYVVGQDRAKKTICSVIFNHYQNIRRRQHHEIQDQRQREKLQRQRYARDHRDLQDREGYSGSSRDIHPVEDEFPGHHESVLGTHRDRDRDHPLAEDHFETPSVDDFYIPEDTNAPQRVKIDKSNLLLIGPTGVGKTYILETLSKKLNVPFTISDCNSFTQAGYIGQDVEACIERLLIEANYDVKAAEHGIVVLDEFDKIARRETVNGRDVGGEGVQQALLKLVEGTKVTVSVKDHRSSRPPPPPNLNISTPGYGPTSTTPSATPGKVEQYIVDTSNILFVFCGAFVGLDKTVLRRVAKPSIGFGAEVRNHRGSSMSSSQDILPPELYSHLPHQPPTMPVDLSGGSLASHGAGGFTPLDLASPADLQAFGFIPELIGRLHNICALSPLSLDELYRILTEPRNSLVAQYTALFETYPSKLYFTRKALYAIAERAAKNETGARGLKMEMERVLAEPMYDAPMPYVLITEGCVKGTEKAGYWGKDGRLELERMMAEEDQKGLGQGPVEGGFERMREAGQSGA; via the exons ATGTTGGTCCTACCAAGGGCCGTTCGCCGTGCCTCGTCCGTCGCTGTCCCCATAATGTTCGCCGCAAGAACTCCCGCATCGCAGCATCTCGCCCGGCTGCGATACATATCCTATTCGTCCCGCTTAGCCCTCTCTCCCCGTCGCTCCCAGTCCTACAACAATCAGGGCTTTAGCTCAAGCTATGATCCGAACCAGGAGAATGGCCGAGGCCCTATATTTTCCAACAAGGCTAGCTTTGGCGTCCCCCAATTCTACCCGCGCGATCTGAAGCGGCGCGTAGACGATTACGTAGTCGGCCAGGATCGCGCCAAAAAGACCATATGTTCTGTCATCTTCAACCACTACCAGAATATTCGCCGTCGTCAACATCACGAGATCCAGGACCAGCGCCAGCGCGAAAAGTTGCAGCGACAGAGATATGCTCGAGATCATAGAGATCTGCAAGACCGCGAAGGCTACAGTGGTAGCAGCAGGGACATACATCCTGTCGAAG ACGAGTTTCCGGGTCATCACGAGTCCGTTCTGGGGACACACCGTGACCGCGATCGTGACCATCCCCTGGCTGAGGACCACTTTGAGACGCCCTCTGTTGATGACTTTTACATCCCCGAGGACACCAATGCTCCTCAGCGCGTAAAAATTGACAAGAGTAACCTGTTGCTGATAGGACCAACGGGTGTGGGCAAGACGTATATCCTAGA AACCCTGAGCAAGAAGCTCAACGTGCCCTTTACGATAAGCGACTGTAACTCCTTCACCCAGGCGGGGTATATCGGACAAGATGTGGAAGCGTGTATCGAGCGCCTCCTCATCGAAGCCAACTACGACGTCAAGGCCGCCGAACATGGTATAGTCGTGCTGGACGAGTTTGACAAGATCGCAAGACGGGAAACTGTCAACGGGCGAGATGTTGGGGGTGAGGGTGTCCAGCAGGCTCTATTGAAGCTCGTCGAGGGTACCAAGGTCACCGTCAGTGTTAAGGATCATCGGTCGTcacggccgccgccgcctcccaaCCTCAACATTTCGACACCCGGCTACGGACCAACGAGCACCACGCCGTCTGCTACTCCTGGCAAAGTTGAACAGTACATTGTGGACACCAGCAACATTCTATTTGTCTTTTGCGGTGCCTTTGTCGGGCTTGACAAGACTGTCCTCAGGCGGGTCGCAAAGCCATCGATAGGCTTCGGTGCTGAAGTCAGAAACCACCGCGGCTCTTCCATGTCCAGCAGTCAAGATATTCTTCCTCCCGAGCTGTACAGCCATCTACCGCACCAGCCTCCGACGATGCCAGTAGACCTGTCAGGTGGAAGCCTGGCATCTCACGGCGCTGGTGGCTTTACTCCGCTCGATCTAGCTTCACCGGCCGATCTCCAGGCCTTTGGTTTCATCCCCGAACTCATCGGCCGTCTTCACAACATCTGCGCCCTaagtcctctctctcttgatGAGCTCTACCGCATCCTCACGGAACCGCGCAACAGCCTGGTAGCGCAGTACACAGCTCTCTTCGAGACCTACCCCAGCAAGCTGTACTTCACTCGCAAGGCGCTCTATGCCATTGCCGAAAGGGCGGCCAAGAACGAAACAGGCGCCAGAGGGTtaaagatggagatggagcgCGTGCTGGCAGAGCCTATGTACGATGCGCCTATGCCCTATGTTCTTATCACAGAGGGTTGTGTCAAGGGGACGGAGAAGGCCGGTTACTGGGGCAAGGACGGTAGGCTGGAGCTAGAGAGAATGATGGCGGAAGAGGATCAGAAGGGGCTTGGACAGGGACCGGTAGAAGGAGGGTTTGAAAGGATGAGGGAGGCAGGACAGAGTGGTGCATAA
- a CDS encoding WD repeat protein translates to MATETTTATPTAPSATTAEITPLPAFSPDLYQRAWASIPHPSLPLIATCHAHSVTVFSLSTLSKHSVLTGGHTRSVRSAAWQPPRGKVSGKEAKRLRLVTGSFDTTAGVWTWDQGRREESLEREIRLQSGENDQEAEEEEEAEDEWELTLVLEGHENEVKSVNYSPSGQYLATCSRDKSVWIWEDVGNPNPSSEEEDEEEEDEDEWETVAVLQEHDGDVKAVAWCPDVPGRKGKYAPPRRYGDDVLASASYDNTVRLWREDGDGEWVCVAVLEGHEGTVWGVAWEGRPRENDKFPRLLSWGADEVIRVWSLKEPEEEEHGEGAAGGGGNNTWGFGVPNTMRRSLKEEWECTAVLPKVHKGDIYSVAWSTETGLLSSVGSDGVLALYQETANTTEKNEENETNGEAPTTTSAGGWKVLTTVKGAHGPYEINHITWCKRYDAGSERKGEEEMLVTTGDDGVVRPWQVRIQ, encoded by the coding sequence ATGGCGACCGAAACCACCACTGCCACGCCCACTGCGCCCAGCGCAACAACCGCCGAAATCACCCCTCTCCCAGCCTTCTCTCCCGACCTCTACCAACGCGCCTGGGCCTCCATCCCgcacccctccctccccctaaTCGCCACCTGCCACGCCCACTCCGTCACCGTCTTCTCGCTGTCCACGCTCTCCAAACACTCCGTTCTGACAGGCGGCCACACCCGCTCCGTTCGCTCGGCGGCGTGGCAACCCCCCCGCGGCAAGGTTTCTGGAAAGGAAGCCAAGAGGCTGCGATTGGTCACGGGCAGCTTTGATACCACGGCGGGCGTGTGGACCTGGGATCAGGGGCGCAGAGAGGAGAGCTTGGAGAGGGAAATTAGGTTGCAATCTGGAGAGAATGatcaagaagcagaagaggaagaagaggccgagGATGAATGGGAACTGACCCTCGTGCTAGAAGGTCACGAAAACGAAGTCAAAAGCGTCAACTACTCCCCCTCGGGTCAGTACCTCGCTACATGCTCTAGAGACAAAAGTGTGTGGATCTGGGAAGACGTGGGGAACCCGAACCCGTCttctgaagaggaggacgaagaagaggaagacgaagacgaatgGGAGACGGTAGCCGTACTACAAGAGCACGACGGCGACGTCAAGGCTGTGGCCTGGTGTCCTGACGTGCCCGGCCGCAAGGGCAAGTACGCGCCGCCGAGAAGGTACGGGGATGACGTTTTGGCGAGCGCTAGCTACGACAATACGGTGCGGCTGTGGAGGGAGGATGGAGATGGCGAGTGGGTGTGCGTTGCAGTTCTGGAGGGGCACGAGGGTACCGTGTGGGGAGTGGCGTGGGAGGGGAGGCCGAGGGAGAACGACAAGTTCCCGAGGTTGTTGTCGTGGGGCGCGGACGAGGTGATTAGGGTTTGGAGTCTGAAGGagccggaagaggaggaacatGGGGAAGGTgcggctggtggtggtggcaacAACACCTGGGGATTTGGGGTGCCGAACACCATGCGCCGATCCCTCAAAGAGGAGTGGGAGTGCACGGCTGTATTGCCCAAGGTGCACAAGGGAGATATCTACTCGGTTGCGTGGAGCACGGAGACGGGGCTGTTGTCCAGCGTGGGAAGTGATGGTGTTTTGGCGCTGTATCAGGAGACTGCCAACACCACAGAGAAGAATGAGGAGAACGAGACGAACGGCGAggcgccaacaacaacgtcTGCTGGTGGTTGGAAGGTTCTCACCACCGTCAAGGGCGCTCATGGACCATACGAGATTAACCACATCACTTGGTGTAAGCGGTACGATGCGGGGTCGGAGcgcaagggcgaggaggagatgtTGGTCACGacgggtgatgatggtgttgtcAGGCCTTGGCAAGTTAGGATACAAtga
- a CDS encoding 1,4-alpha-glucan branching enzyme, variant: protein MNDISDNSSNSLANGGTVANSDIPKDGTGVLSIDPWLEPFKDTLKSRYSKAQSWIDTINKTEGGLEKFSRGTEIFGFNVDKDNTITYREWAPNAKQASLIGEFNNWDRNAHRMKKNEFGVFEITIPPTANGQPAIPHNSKIKITLELPDGQWVDRLPAWIKYVTQDLSVSPAYEARFWNPPQSERYTFKHKRPSKPESLRIYEAHVGISSPECKVATYKEFTKTMLPRIKNLGYNAIQLMAIMEHAYYASFGYQVNSFFAASSRYGPPEDLKELVDTAHAMGIAVLLDVVHSHASKNVLDGLNEFDGTDHQYFHGGGRGKHDLWDSRLFNYGHHEVMRFLLSNLRFWMDEYAFDGFRFDGVTSMLYLHHGIGTGFSGGYHEYFGPDVDEEAVVYLMLANEMLHQLYPNVITVAEDVSGMPALCLPLSLGGVGFDYRLAMAIPDMWIKILKEKKDEEWDMANITWTLTNRRHGEKTIAYCESHDQALVGDKTLMMHLCDAELYTNMSILTPLTPVIDRGMALHKMIRLLTHSLGGEGYLNFEGNEFGHPEWLDFPREGNQNSFWYARRQLNLTEDGLLRYQYLNNFDRSMNLTEDKYGWLHAPQAYISLKHEGDKVIVFERAGLVFVFNFHPSNSYTDYRIGIEQAGTYRIVLDSDTKEHGGFNRLDPQTRFFTSDLPWNNRKNSTHVYIPARTAFVLALESTLSE, encoded by the exons ATGAACGACATCTCAGACAACTCTTCCAACTCGCTGGCCAACGGCGGCACCGTTGCCAACAGCGACATTCCCAAGGATGGCACCG GTGTCTTGAGCATTGACCCCTGGCTCGAGCCGTTCAAGGATACCCTCAAGAGCCGCTATTCCAAGGCCCAATCCTGGATCGATACCATCAACAAGACAGAGGGCGGTTTGGAGAAGTTCAGCAGG GGTACCGAAATCTTTGGTTTCAACGTCGACAAGGACAACACCATCACATACAGAGAATGGGCTCCCAATGCCAAACAAGCCTCCCTCATTGGCGAATTTA ACAACTGGGATAGGAACGCCCACCGCATGAAGAAGAACGAGTTCGGCGTCTTTGAGATCACAATTCCTCCCACGGCCAACGGGCAACCAGCTATTCCCCACAACTCCAAGATCAAG ATCACCCTCGAGCTCCCCGACGGCCAATGGGTCGACAGATTGCCAGCATGGATCAAATATGTCACCCAGGACCTCTCAGTCTCGCCCGCATACGAGGCGCGGTTCTGGAACCCTCCCCAATCCGAACGATACACATTCAAGCACAAGAGGCCCTCAAAGCCGGAGAGCCTTAGGATCTACGAGGCCCACGTCGGCATTTCCTCCCCGGAGTGCAAGGTGGCTACCTATAAGGAGTTCACCAAGACCATGCTTCCTCGCATCAAGAACCTGGGATACAACGCCATTCAGCTCATGGCCATCATGGAGCACGCCTACTATGCCAGTTTCGGATATCAGGTGAACAGCTTTTTCGCGGCAAGCAGCAGATACGGCCCGCCCGAGGATCTCAAGGAGTTGGTGGATACCGCCCACGCCATGGGTATTGCCGTGTTGCTCGATGTCGTCCACAGTCACGCCTCCAAGAACGTCCTTGATGGCTTGAATGAGTTTGACGGTACTGACCACCAGTACTtccacggcggcggcaggggcAAGCATGATCTTTGGGACAGCAGGCTTTTCAACTACGGTCATCACGAGGTCATGAGGTTCTTGCTCAGCAACCTTAGGTTCTGGATGGATGAGTACGCCTTTGATGGCTTCAGATTTGATGGTGTGACAAGTATGCTTTACCTCCATCACGGTATCGGAAC TGGTTTCTCTGGTGGCTACCACGAGTACTTCGGCcctgatgttgatgaggaggcgGTCGTTTACCTCATGCTCGCCAATGAGATGCTTCACCAACTATACCCCAACGTCATTACGGTTGCCGAGGATGTATCAGGAATGCCGGCTCTGTGTCTCCCACTATCCTTAGGAGGTGTTGGCTTCGACTACAGACTCGCCATGGCCATTCCCGACATGTGGATCAAGATcctgaaggagaagaaggacgaggaatGGGATATGGCCAATATTACCTGGACCTTGACAAACAGGCGTCACGGCGAGAAGACCATTGCTTACTGTGAGAGTCACGATCAAGC GCTCGTCGGTGACAAGACCCTCATGATGCATCTCTGCGATGCCGAGTTGTACACCAACATGTCTATCCTCACGCCTCTAACCCCGGTCATTGACCGCGGCATGGCACTGCACAAGATGATCCGTCTCCTTACCCATTCCCTGGGAGGTGAGGGTTACCTCAACTTCGAGGGCAACGAGTTCGGCCACCCCGAGTGGCTTGACTTCCCCCGTGAGGGCAACCAGAACTCTTTCTGGTACGCCAGGCGCCAGCTCAACCTTACGGAAGATGGTCTTTTGCGTTACCAGTACCTCAACAACTTTGACAGGTCGATGAACCTGACCGAGGACAAGTATGGCTGGTTGCACGCCCCACAGGCCTACATCTCTCTCAAGCACGAGGGCGATAAGGTTATTGTCTTTGAGCGCGCCGGCTTGGTCTTTGTCTTCAACTTCCACCCCTCCAACAGCTACACCGACTACCGCATCGGTATTGAGCAGGCGGGCACCTACCGCATCGTTCTCGACTCTGATACCAAGGAGCACGGTGGCTTCAACCGTCTCGATCCCCAGACTCGCTTCTTCACTTCGGACCTTCCGTGGAACAACCGCAAGAACAGCACCCATGTGTACATTCCGGCCAGGACAGCCTTT GTCCTTGCGCTCGAGTCCACCCTTTCAGAGTAG
- a CDS encoding ATP-dependent Clp protease, which yields MLVLPRAVRRASSVAVPIMFAARTPASQHLARLRYISYSSRLALSPRRSQSYNNQGFSSSYDPNQENGRGPIFSNKASFGVPQFYPRDLKRRVDDYVVGQDRAKKTICSVIFNHYQNIRRRQHHEIQDQRQREKLQRQRYARDHRDLQDREGYSGSSRDIHPVEGGRRSSVEPWLNSPPKPRRQWADKRILEDEFPGHHESVLGTHRDRDRDHPLAEDHFETPSVDDFYIPEDTNAPQRVKIDKSNLLLIGPTGVGKTYILETLSKKLNVPFTISDCNSFTQAGYIGQDVEACIERLLIEANYDVKAAEHGIVVLDEFDKIARRETVNGRDVGGEGVQQALLKLVEGTKVTVSVKDHRSSRPPPPPNLNISTPGYGPTSTTPSATPGKVEQYIVDTSNILFVFCGAFVGLDKTVLRRVAKPSIGFGAEVRNHRGSSMSSSQDILPPELYSHLPHQPPTMPVDLSGGSLASHGAGGFTPLDLASPADLQAFGFIPELIGRLHNICALSPLSLDELYRILTEPRNSLVAQYTALFETYPSKLYFTRKALYAIAERAAKNETGARGLKMEMERVLAEPMYDAPMPYVLITEGCVKGTEKAGYWGKDGRLELERMMAEEDQKGLGQGPVEGGFERMREAGQSGA from the exons ATGTTGGTCCTACCAAGGGCCGTTCGCCGTGCCTCGTCCGTCGCTGTCCCCATAATGTTCGCCGCAAGAACTCCCGCATCGCAGCATCTCGCCCGGCTGCGATACATATCCTATTCGTCCCGCTTAGCCCTCTCTCCCCGTCGCTCCCAGTCCTACAACAATCAGGGCTTTAGCTCAAGCTATGATCCGAACCAGGAGAATGGCCGAGGCCCTATATTTTCCAACAAGGCTAGCTTTGGCGTCCCCCAATTCTACCCGCGCGATCTGAAGCGGCGCGTAGACGATTACGTAGTCGGCCAGGATCGCGCCAAAAAGACCATATGTTCTGTCATCTTCAACCACTACCAGAATATTCGCCGTCGTCAACATCACGAGATCCAGGACCAGCGCCAGCGCGAAAAGTTGCAGCGACAGAGATATGCTCGAGATCATAGAGATCTGCAAGACCGCGAAGGCTACAGTGGTAGCAGCAGGGACATACATCCTGTCGAAGGTGGGCGACGGTCATCTGTTGAACCCTGGCTTAACTCTCCCCCGAAGCCGCGACGGCAATGGGCTGATAAGCGCATACTTGAAGACGAGTTTCCGGGTCATCACGAGTCCGTTCTGGGGACACACCGTGACCGCGATCGTGACCATCCCCTGGCTGAGGACCACTTTGAGACGCCCTCTGTTGATGACTTTTACATCCCCGAGGACACCAATGCTCCTCAGCGCGTAAAAATTGACAAGAGTAACCTGTTGCTGATAGGACCAACGGGTGTGGGCAAGACGTATATCCTAGA AACCCTGAGCAAGAAGCTCAACGTGCCCTTTACGATAAGCGACTGTAACTCCTTCACCCAGGCGGGGTATATCGGACAAGATGTGGAAGCGTGTATCGAGCGCCTCCTCATCGAAGCCAACTACGACGTCAAGGCCGCCGAACATGGTATAGTCGTGCTGGACGAGTTTGACAAGATCGCAAGACGGGAAACTGTCAACGGGCGAGATGTTGGGGGTGAGGGTGTCCAGCAGGCTCTATTGAAGCTCGTCGAGGGTACCAAGGTCACCGTCAGTGTTAAGGATCATCGGTCGTcacggccgccgccgcctcccaaCCTCAACATTTCGACACCCGGCTACGGACCAACGAGCACCACGCCGTCTGCTACTCCTGGCAAAGTTGAACAGTACATTGTGGACACCAGCAACATTCTATTTGTCTTTTGCGGTGCCTTTGTCGGGCTTGACAAGACTGTCCTCAGGCGGGTCGCAAAGCCATCGATAGGCTTCGGTGCTGAAGTCAGAAACCACCGCGGCTCTTCCATGTCCAGCAGTCAAGATATTCTTCCTCCCGAGCTGTACAGCCATCTACCGCACCAGCCTCCGACGATGCCAGTAGACCTGTCAGGTGGAAGCCTGGCATCTCACGGCGCTGGTGGCTTTACTCCGCTCGATCTAGCTTCACCGGCCGATCTCCAGGCCTTTGGTTTCATCCCCGAACTCATCGGCCGTCTTCACAACATCTGCGCCCTaagtcctctctctcttgatGAGCTCTACCGCATCCTCACGGAACCGCGCAACAGCCTGGTAGCGCAGTACACAGCTCTCTTCGAGACCTACCCCAGCAAGCTGTACTTCACTCGCAAGGCGCTCTATGCCATTGCCGAAAGGGCGGCCAAGAACGAAACAGGCGCCAGAGGGTtaaagatggagatggagcgCGTGCTGGCAGAGCCTATGTACGATGCGCCTATGCCCTATGTTCTTATCACAGAGGGTTGTGTCAAGGGGACGGAGAAGGCCGGTTACTGGGGCAAGGACGGTAGGCTGGAGCTAGAGAGAATGATGGCGGAAGAGGATCAGAAGGGGCTTGGACAGGGACCGGTAGAAGGAGGGTTTGAAAGGATGAGGGAGGCAGGACAGAGTGGTGCATAA